The following nucleotide sequence is from Komagataeibacter medellinensis NBRC 3288.
ATGTGACAGATTTCCGGCTGTTTTTCTGGAACTCTGTTACGTCACTTTTAAGCCAGCTTTATTGTGACATGATGCAGAGACAGGCTGACCATCGGGTCATGCTGGCCCGCTGGATTTTATAGCCACGCAAATCGAGAAATTTTTTGAGGCCGCTTTCAGCCTTCATTCATACGCAAAAAATGACAGCAAATTACCGTCTCCGTCAGACCTGAAAACGCACAGAGCCAAATGTGTCAACGCAATATCAGAGACCAAAGACGGGGCAGGATGGGTGAAGGGTGCACCTTCACACCTGGGCATATTCGCACCAAGGTGCTCAAGCCAATCAAATAGGGGGCGGGGTGGGGCAGGGTCAAAAGGTTGAAGGCTACATGCGCGCGCGTATGCGATTAACGGTAGAACCCTGCCCCACCCCGCCCCCTGCGCCCCCTCATGTTCAATCCATCCATCGCGCATGTGCAGCATCTTCGGGCGGACGCAAACCAACACCACGCCACCGTCGAGCGCCTTTTATTTTAACGTGCCGCACTCCGGCCGTGCGCTCCAGCATCCCGCGAAGCCGCTTGTTATCGCTTTCCGGTTCCCCGTTCTTCCGGCACCATTCCTGAAAATCCTTCAACAGATCGGCAGGCTTGCACTCCAGACCGGGATCAAGAATGCATCGCTCTCCCAACCATTGCCCGAAGCTGTCCTGCGCCTCGAAATATTCGGCTGTGGCTTCCTTCACAACTGCGGGCCGGGGCAATCCATCCTGCTGCCATGCAAGGCACCCCTCGATCATCCATTGCAGGATACCAGGCCATTCCCCTTCCAGCTTGTGCTCCAGTTCCCGATCTGGGTTGGGAGGCTTGTGAATGAACGGGACGATATTGAACCGGCGACGGGCGGCATCATCCACGTTCTTGAGGACGGGCTTGTGATTGCCGACGATGGTCAGCTTGAACTGGGGTGTGAAGGTAAAGAAGTTCTGACGCATGAACCGGGCAGTAATCGGATCCCCGCCGGTCATCTGCTTGATGCGGCTTTCTGCCCACGCGCGGCCTTCCTCTGTCTCGGTGGCCGTCACAAGCCGCGCACCATGCAGCATCGCCAGATCGGTCGGATGCTTGTCACTATTGCTGGCTGTGAACGTGTCCATGGCGGCAACCGTGGCATAATCCCCCAGGATGCGGGACACGGTATTGAGAAACACGCTCTTGCCATTGCCGCCGGGGCCAAACCCGAACAGCAGGGCATGTTCGCGGGTATCGCCGGTCAGGCAGTATCCGCACCACCGTTGCAGGAAGTCGACCAGTTCACTGTCATTGTTCGTCGTGTCCTGCAGGAACTGTTTCCACAGAGGACAATCCACACAAGCGGGGGCCACGGCGGTGATACGGGTCATCATATCATCCGGGTCGCCGGGCCTTATCGAACCGGCGCGAAGGTCAACAGTGCCGCCGGGTGTCGCCAGCAGGTAAGGGTCGCGATCCCAGTCCTCCGCCACGACCGAATGCGCGGGATCGCATCGGGCAAACCGCTCAACGCCACCCGCAAACGACGCCTTGCCTGTGATGGCCTGGGACTTGAACTCGCTATGCCTGTTGCTTTTCGCGATCAGTTCACGGGCATATTGAAAGGCGCGATGCCGCTTGTCCTTCTCCCAGTGCGTGCCCGACCACAGGAACCATGATCCAGCCGAATTGCAATAACGCAGCGTATCCCGGAACTGGGCGGTGAAGGCTTCGGCCACGCCATGTTCGGTCAGCAGCACATGCGTATTGGTCCCGCGCGGGTCCGGCAGGCCGCTACCTTCGATCTGTGCCCGTTCCATCGCCTGCCGTGTCAGCTCGGTAAAATCGCTAACACCCGTCATGTGCCGATCCTTGCCCGCAGGGCACTTGCAATGGTTTTTTCAATTTCACGCTGGTTAAGTCCGGCCTGTAATCCAGCCGCCGCCATCGCCTGGGCAATCTGCCCGGCTGTCAGCAGTCCTTGCGGCACGAAACGGGCCAGCGAATAGACTTCGCCGTTCAGGGTGTCATTGCGCCGCCCTTGCGGGGCTGTAAGCACGGACTGGATAGCCGCACGCACTGCCCCGGCAGCATAGCGGTCTGCATCACGCAGGGTCTGCTCTGTTGCGGCTGGGTCCATCTTCGACGGGGGAGGCGGCATGGCCTGTTCCGCAAGCCATGCAGGCCACTGGGCAGCGGGCGAGCGGTCCACAATGTCGAGGCCCGCGGCAGGCCACCAGATGATGTAGCCGCCGTCCCCACGCACATCGATGCCTTCCGCGATCCGGCTTGCGCTGTTACGCATCCCTTCACGGTGACGGAACAGCATGTGCAGACCGCCCGAGCGCGTGGCGTGCGTGCGGGTACGAGGCAGATAGGTGCAATGGGCTGAATGCCATTCGTCTGCACCTTCTTTATGAAGGTCCAGATCCAGCACATCGATGCCGGATACGGCCCCTGTTGCCACACCGATCAACGGACCTGGATAACGCTGCCAGAGCGTAGCGGCCTCATCAGGGCTGGATACCGCATCCTTGAACCCGTGCGGGGTGGCTGGACACTTGTTCTCAAGGCAGGGGAAAACGGCAACGCCATGCCGGGCCAGAGAAATCGCCTGGACCACATGCGGGGGCGCTACATCGATATGACGCAGGGCGCTCATGGCTTGTCCCCTGCAAAATATACGAGACGATCAAAGCCAGCCTTGAAAGCCGTCTCAGCCCTTTCTGCGCGGTCCTCGACCAAGGTGCCATCATCCCAGCGCATTTCTTTGTAGAGCTGCACAATTCGTTCCTTGAGACGCACCAGCCCGTGTGCGATTGTCACCCCTTCCTTCCTGACTTCATCAGCCAGCGAACGCCCATCATCCTCCGGGGTCTTGATGTAATCGGCATCGGACCAGTCCGTTTCGCGCAGCCACCAGACGGCGGCTTCACGCACCTTTTCCATCCATGGGCGTACGTAGTGCGGCTGTACGAACTCGCACGCACGGAATATCGCTTCGATGCGATCAAGACCGGGCGTAAGGGCTTCAATCTTCTGATCCAGCGTCCTACCGTGGTTCATGACCTTTATCGCAAGGTCAGTGCCGACACAGGCCAGATTCAGGCGAAACCGGTTTTCCTTGGCGTCATAACTCCAGGCATCATCCGTGATATCTCCCCCGAGATCAGCAGGGGAAATATCGATCAGATTACCTTCTGGTGAGATGGCAGGAAGCCGGGGCCGCGTCATGTCACTGACTGACGCATCGTGAATTGCGGACCATCGGTGGCAGAGGTGCCGCGCGGCATCCAGCTCTCCCATCGGACCAATGGGAAGCCATGTTCCATCAAGGAACACCACGCACGGCGCATAGACACGCGACACATGACCATCCCGCTCAAGCGACATGGACTGAACCCACAGGTCTCGGACCATGCTCCAGTCGATTTCTCCTTCGGGTGCGACCTCATATGAGGTGCATTTCCCCGAAGTCAGTGTGGGGCGCGGCAGGAAGGCCAAAGTTTCCTTACTCATGCCCGCACCTCCATCGCTGCCATGGCAGCCGAGACCGAACGATAAAGGACCGGCAGGCGGAAACCGGGCATCAGCAGGGCGGCACGAGGCTCGCCATCAGGGCCGATTGCATCGGGTATAAGGATTACACGGGGCACAGTTCCCCCACTGCGGACACACTTCGGGCGTCCACGCCTTTCAAGGCTTGGCATCGGCACTTTTCCTATGTGCCAGCTACGATTTTTATGGACAGAGACCCGGCAGACGACTTACAAACGGGGAAGGGATTCCATTGTCTGCATCTATCGGGTCGTCAGTCTGTTTAATCGCGGACTGGCGATTTCTTTTTATCAGGCAACAACAACGCGGGGCAGGTTCTTCAGCCAGGCATTATAGCTTTCAGCGGTAATGCGGGTATTTGACCCGATCTTCACTTTTACAAGCTTCCCGTCTTTCACAAGCCGCCAAATGCTTGTGCGACCCAAGCCCGTCTCCTGCATCACTTCCTGAATTTTCAACAGGCGGCGTGAAGTGTTCGGCGGCACCATTAGTAGCTCATCCTTATTTCCTGAAACACGTTGATCCGTCTGGGAACAGCATCATCTATGCACCGCGAAAAGTCAGTCGGCGTTGTATCGTCCGATAAAGTGACGGGTTGTATGATCCAGATGTACAATGGCAGACAGCTATGCCAATTACCGATTTTTCTTGGAAAAAAGGACACTTTTCACTACCCCACGCAGGAAATGGCGACCTGCCGTCACCCGCTTTTCCTCTCGGTCATCACTTTTTTCCGCTCCGAAGATCTTAAAAGCCTTCTGCCTCGCTACATCCGCCTTCATGCCCTGTCCTACCAATGCATTGTAAGCAAGGGCTTGGGCGGCCATCTCCTGATGGCTTCTAAGGTGGGAAAAAGCACTGGTACGCGGCTTTCCACTTAGACCGAGTACTTTAGGCACAAGTTTCAACGCTTCCTCAGTTTTGAGTGACGCCTCACGTAACTTAGATGTCCAGTCTTTCGTGATAGGTATTTTCTGCTTTTGACCCCATCCCAGCAGGGTTAATGAAAAAGCAGACCTAAGAAGATAGTCGGCGATCTCAGCTGGAATAGTAACTTCCTGACGGACTACCAACTGACCATCTTCTTTTTCATGCGCATGCAACATAATAATGTTAGACAAAGCCGACCACAAAAAAAGTGGATTATTGGACTGTCTATACATATCAATTTCCATATTTATTGCATTTATGATCGCAGGAGAAACACTAGATGGATCTGGATCCCATCCAATATTTTCTGATGTAGATTTGTTTGTGTTATCCGGCATCGTATTCCTCAATCATGAAATGCAGCACTCAATTGTATTAGCATGCCGATCGATCCCATCGGCCAGCCATGCCAGTTCAGTGCCGGTCTGTTTGTCCCCCTCCGCCATGCGGGCCAGTATCCCGGCCATGACACTGATTTCCGTGGTGCAGCCTGTATGGCCGCCAGCCGGTCGGGCGTTGCGAGGCTGGGTGGCGCGGTATGCGCGCGCCATGCCCGGTGGCAGGACGCGGAACTGCTGCTCATCGCCTCGCCAATCTGCCGCCATGTCAGGCCATCGCTGCGAAGTCTCTCGATACGATGCAGGTCACGGGCGGACCAGATGCGTGCGGGGCGGCTCATTTCTTGTACCCTCCAGTCTTCACAGCTTCGGCGTCCTCCTGTGCAGTCGCCTCCATTTTGGCGGTGAAGTCAGCCAGCCAGAACACCACGTCCATCCACCGACTCTTGATCTCCATGGTAACCTCATCGGTCATGTCCATGTCATGCGCGAGGGTGTGAAGGGTATTCCGCAAGTGCTGGGCTGTGTGCTGCTGCCAGTTGAGGGCATATTCCCCTCTCTCCGGGAAGTTCGAGATACAGCTCATTTCGTGGCCCTCCGCAGACCGGCGATGATCTTTTCCAGCGTATGGGCTGCCCAGTAAGGCCCGTCTGCCCATCCTCCAATGTCCTCTTTGGTAGGCGCGGGCGCTGGAATGTCGGCGGCGTCCATCATCTGGCTACCCATCAGCCGAAGGGCATGCACAAGTCGGTCCAGTTCGTTACAGCTATTTTCCGTGGTTACGATTAACCTGCCGAGATCATAAGGGTCTTTCACTTCACCTCTCCCTTCATCGCCAGAATGTCACGGACAAGGCTGGCCTCGATCTGGTGGGGGTCCGGGTCGAACAGCATTACCAACCGGGCCTTGTCCTGAAGGTCGGCAAAGGACCGGGCCGGGGTCTGGATCACCTTGCGATAGGCAGCCCGGAAGCGATTGGACTGGGCCTGTGCATCGGTCGTGCCAGATTCTTTCCAGCAGCGGCGATCAGCGCCAAGGGCGGCCATGGTGGCCTTGCGGATGGGGCTGGTCATTTAGCTCTCTCCCGGCGCTCATCGGGGATACCCAGCCATGCCACATCCAGTTCGGTGTGGAGGCGCTTTACCCATCCATGCATCCACTGCACGGGGACAGGTTCTGAAGCGGAGATCAGGGCATCCAAGATTTCAGCCAAAGATCCCAAATCGCATACGATGGCATGCACACGCTCTTTCGGTGTTTCGATCATCGGGCCACCTCCGCCAACGCGGTCACTGCGGGGTGGGGTTTCGCGCTGCTGTGACGCAGAACCTCCGGCTGGGCGAACCCGGCCAGGGCGATAACCATCAAGGCAGGAGTGATGAGAACTGCAAGCCAAACTTCAGTCGTCATAGGCAGCGGAGTGATAGAGCCCCGGGTCTGGAGAGAATTGCGATCAGAAAGCCTTGTACAGACCTCCTGCTGTGAGCTATGAACATGGTTAGCCATTGCCTGCTCCTTGGATGAGCGGTTGTGGTCAGGCCGGGCTAGGTGTGCCAGCACCTAGTTCGGCCACATTGTGTTGCGGACTATGCGCCTCACATTTATGATGTAACCTCACTCCGCTGATGCGGTCAACACTATTGATGTAAGGTTACTCTTTTGGTGGAACTTCTGCCCGCTCAATGCCGTGCTGCACGCGCATTGCTCAACTGGTCTCAAAGCCAGCTTGAAGCAGCGTCTCAGGTCGCCAAAAAGACGATTGCAGATTTTGAACGAGAAGCCCGCACGCCTTATCCTCGAACATTGACAGCCCTCCGCACCGCCCTGGAGGCGGCTGGGGTCGAGTTCATTGCTGAGAATGGTGGTGGGGCTGGGGTGCGGTTGAGGAAGGACGCAGAATGACTCACATGCCTCTTTACAATGTCTATTGCGACGAAAGCTGTCATCTTGAGCATGATGGCGTACCAGTCATGGCTTGGGGGGCAATAACATGCCCTAAAAGCGCAGTCTGGAACGTTGCAGA
It contains:
- a CDS encoding phage/plasmid primase, P4 family — its product is MTGVSDFTELTRQAMERAQIEGSGLPDPRGTNTHVLLTEHGVAEAFTAQFRDTLRYCNSAGSWFLWSGTHWEKDKRHRAFQYARELIAKSNRHSEFKSQAITGKASFAGGVERFARCDPAHSVVAEDWDRDPYLLATPGGTVDLRAGSIRPGDPDDMMTRITAVAPACVDCPLWKQFLQDTTNNDSELVDFLQRWCGYCLTGDTREHALLFGFGPGGNGKSVFLNTVSRILGDYATVAAMDTFTASNSDKHPTDLAMLHGARLVTATETEEGRAWAESRIKQMTGGDPITARFMRQNFFTFTPQFKLTIVGNHKPVLKNVDDAARRRFNIVPFIHKPPNPDRELEHKLEGEWPGILQWMIEGCLAWQQDGLPRPAVVKEATAEYFEAQDSFGQWLGERCILDPGLECKPADLLKDFQEWCRKNGEPESDNKRLRGMLERTAGVRHVKIKGARRWRGVGLRPPEDAAHARWMD
- a CDS encoding bifunctional DNA primase/polymerase; the encoded protein is MSALRHIDVAPPHVVQAISLARHGVAVFPCLENKCPATPHGFKDAVSSPDEAATLWQRYPGPLIGVATGAVSGIDVLDLDLHKEGADEWHSAHCTYLPRTRTHATRSGGLHMLFRHREGMRNSASRIAEGIDVRGDGGYIIWWPAAGLDIVDRSPAAQWPAWLAEQAMPPPPSKMDPAATEQTLRDADRYAAGAVRAAIQSVLTAPQGRRNDTLNGEVYSLARFVPQGLLTAGQIAQAMAAAGLQAGLNQREIEKTIASALRARIGT
- a CDS encoding helix-turn-helix domain-containing protein; amino-acid sequence: MELLPAQCRAARALLNWSQSQLEAASQVAKKTIADFEREARTPYPRTLTALRTALEAAGVEFIAENGGGAGVRLRKDAE
- a CDS encoding helix-turn-helix transcriptional regulator, translated to MVPPNTSRRLLKIQEVMQETGLGRTSIWRLVKDGKLVKVKIGSNTRITAESYNAWLKNLPRVVVA